In Microcaecilia unicolor chromosome 1, aMicUni1.1, whole genome shotgun sequence, the following are encoded in one genomic region:
- the ARC gene encoding activity-regulated cytoskeleton-associated protein translates to MAIRTASSLPLVNSTPAVAVHIGSSHPSEMLDRIRKTHMYLLETVSKHVDDELVGFKRSVYRLNSNLDGYSPVAKIERWKRSIKACLTRCQSTLERLEKWVKREMNTWKTVFGRIEKRIIRTESTLCRSCQLEESKKPLPGMEDTEKKAGEIMHQKLSLMAPQPSLPEPCQEHNWVVISVDVPIVPEFEADMTEDPREFLSNLEKYFKARGWNEKLWLSQVEYHMRGAAKKWWEYREKTVKTWPEFKKIFLQYCERLLVREAIRRDLDLPQRRWEPLDQFVWRKRALYLRLYADANEEDMVKFIMSTLHPEIRRYLKPPLPKTLEELVQRGQEVQLDFDLSDEKIAEEDDSADQPTDNSKYNLEEIMTPNPYDNDGSYAEKA, encoded by the coding sequence ATGGCCATTAGGACAGCATCTTCTCTTCCTTTAGTAAACTCTACACCAGCAGTGGCAGTACATATAGGGAGCAGCCATCCctcagaaatgttggacaggatCAGGAAAACTCATATGTACCTTCTTGAAACAGTTTCAAAGCATGTAGATGATGAGCTGGTAGGTTTTAAAAGATCAGTATACAGGTTAAATTCTAACCTAGATGGGTATTCTCCTGTGGCAAAGATTGAAAGGTggaaaaggtccatcaaggcatGCTTGACAAGGTGCCAGAGTACCTTGGAACGTCTAGAGAAGTGGGTTAAAAGGGAAATGAATACTTGGAAAACAGTTTTTGGCCGCATTGAGAAAAGGATTATAAGAACAGAAAGTACCCTATGCCGGTCATGTCAGTTAGAAGAAAGCAAAAAGCCTCTTCCAGGTATGGAAGACACAGAGAAAAAAGCAGGGGAAATTATGCATCAGAAACTGAGCCTCATGGCACCTCAGCCCAGCCTTCCTGAGCCTTGTCAAGAACACAACTGGGTAGTCATCTCAGTGGATGTCCCAATTGTACCTGAATTTGAAGCAGATATGACAGAGGACCCCCGAGAGTTCCTCAGCAAccttgaaaaatattttaaggCAAGGGGGTGGAATGAAAAGCTTTGGTTGTCTCAAGTTGAATATCACATGAGAGGTGCAGCCAAAAAGTGGTGGGAATATAGGGAGAAAACAGTGAAGACATGGCCTGAGTTTAAGAAGATATTCTTACAATACTGTGAAAGACTTCTAGTTAGAGAGGCGATAAGGAGAGACTTAGACTTACCCCAGAGGCGATGGGAACCTCTGGATCAGTTTGTTTGGAGGAAAAGAGCACTTTATCTCAGACTTTATGCTGATGCCAATGAGGAAGATATGGTTAAGTTTATTATGAGCACACTCCATCCAGAGATTAGGCGCTACTTGAAACCTCCACTGCCAAAGACATTGGAAGAGTTAGTTCAGCGAGGACAGGAAGTTCAATTAGATTTTGACTTGTCAGATGAAAAAATTGCTGAGGAAGATGACTCTGCAGATCAACCAACTGACAATTCTAAGTATAACTTGGAGGAGATTATGACACCAAATCCTTATGATAACGATGGATCATATGCTGAAAAAGCTTAA